A stretch of Besnoitia besnoiti strain Bb-Ger1 chromosome Unknown contig00015, whole genome shotgun sequence DNA encodes these proteins:
- a CDS encoding uncharacterized protein (encoded by transcript BESB_027480), with the protein MTTMQSFGSRRRSASVGEPRDCEGVPSSWTESRLWSDDELEAHSQGAEDGSDVSDTAETSSFVAKDGADWGAWRGLSLSALFKKGRRKCHARGRKRRGSGGRSRRENLLKSFETEKLMALPLPSRGASLPAVCTAPTPAAGPPSKACGGGEIVPSGKVTEDRLQRFLPFAPQHIHLFLVSYFCYAILYSTRKPFSVVKEDVHRQLGLSTYSLGCVDTSFLAMYAIGQFILPPALANVRLSIGLGACYLASAFTTLAFGLSSSPAFLVLWWGLNGIAHAAVFPLLVKVLTERLSKAERGRAMGLWTTSQQTGAIASTAFAAFVASRMGWRAVFLLSALICGLATLLLFFCMPSSSASPPRIAPGEPFASQASREAHSRLSSQRRKQGFSLLSTQGSEERERVDTEPDEEAARSDFRRASDDTGTLSTRDERQRSQVGGASEPWRQGARGGSRASHAQQKRRGLDGEPASLPSPSRPQGPASSETTGVFDHSAPPSSLAFVSASYPSAAYPSASSCPSPACSLSGGARTQKGASPSSPDRRLASLAASPGPCLSEEEGGDRGRSPPHDLFRQSGGTGDSDARAVCEAEAAPKEAAGRLRREGLAPRQRLESFDELPTQSSDSPFPDSLSPASPGASTPSPFSGLELAMSAPHIRGTKKAPRAREAREAQEGWGDEPSCGPLCDSAEEREAEIRGRDASREASQHRSAALASAASREPRSRGRSTSPSKEKSLHAAPLPHRTLAGAAAEPAPRAAMSFFSIVWNVPFVLCCSCAYFIIKLIRYSLLFWLPFFLAKEARMKAAAAGYASMIFDIGGIGGAVAGGFLADRVMKGRRLTCATAMSLLTGFSLLLLAFACQQQQTLLHQLEEETLLQVREFQHLQETQRAALARFQDLQKKSRLQLPLRLQQSLEQEESKKQAREEETRARQRAAEKKESEAPVEAESGTAEKKGEAAAAAAAEGGGEGGERGAGDLLKLPRADQDATRRSDAGAVRGDEGKEKKEEERVKNLSEIWVKQRVDTSLADLEPPGAASSPEAAPAPDMPPAPQTQAREAPPSPAAPPPAPLPPGAAAFEAFPPPPAYPVPSVLLPSPSSPPLAASQLHPALPPVAPLAPEALASASHPASSPASSVPGVLYAPQAGAETLQALPPSYIQSPQEQLPPPTAVAAPLQYAAPSLALSASALPAPAGIPPSPFLLSPPLSAPAVVSSLSSPPLPSPSVPSVSLPSPSLLAPLSAPSSLSPPPPSVQYVSQQAPAPGAAAQLGSPAAPEASPAFGASAVPYAQPAAADTGGPPPAPSLGAPAIAAPAAVSYVPPQAEEGASPLAPPAFLPPLDAQTGGLERGSVPPAVSPSQASGTLSYALPPAAPPAPPALPAHATLGGAAPVGRPALPPPVAPDALQSALTGTAQTSERLARTFSAQAPPPSLPPPSLSPPSLPPPSLSPPSLSPAGAAPVPAAAQPPLVPASFAASSLPANAGFPPLVPAPRPGAESAAPSPAPETPAPSPSSLAKKDAVPASPGLPAWAGRPLAAQQELQKADAETQLEAQLLLRPSLQGPRPLETPPPSAPVLPAAQTLAQQTAAGSALAGATEAALVAPPPQVGGEPPLPSARAAAAPDAAFRGGDARGRLSVAGSAFRRLSAAEASWAPLAARKGFEGVERRDGGAPEGGRQAFSGMWLPDGAQVPPRPAVPSPASSSAVYGVASAEPAKAADAQGAGRAAASRAPDSGAAAVAGQTGLGGARLEARADAAASAGSRAAVWGAPAQEGAAPGPPSQGGGEAAGAVEEAKMEEERRRREKKEELFLESAKEKIQRTQEEEEASFLAQQEQERLVLQEAQRQRREKKEEERWNELFRLLLFMFAVGFCIASPDSILGATAAQDLVERSGTTPGPNREKALAVVAAFINGMGAVGALLQGVCTASVAEQFGWDALFGLLCVLSMTSALLLLPACLEESRAGAPLAASCASSRFLDCQGAGACGFPRGGGRAPSPESKPLWSASKPARLYAQAISSAFADDLTCAEARGCRPEQGERRRKKDEEKNFEA; encoded by the exons ATGACTACTATGCAGTCTTTCGGAAGCAGGCGCCGGAGCGCCAGCGTCGGGGAACCGCGGGATTGTGAAGGCGTTCCGTCCAGTTGGACTGAGTCTCGTCTGTGGTCGGACGATGAACTGGAGGCACATTCGCAGGGCGCCGAAGATGGCTCCGATGTTTCAGACACGGCAGAAACGTCAAGTTTCGTCGCCAAAGATGGCGCTGACTGGGGGGCTTGGAGGGGCttatctctctctgccttaTTCAAGAAAGGACGGAGGAAATGCCATGCTCGGGGGAGGAAGAGACGGGGATCAGGGGGAAGAAGCCGGAGAGAAAATTTGTTGAAGTCTTTCGAAACAGAAAAGTTGATGGCGCTCCCTCTCCcgagtcgcggcgcctccctgccggctgtatgtacagctcccacgcctgcagcgggaCCTCCCTCAAAAGCTTGTGGTGGCGGAGAGATCGTGCCGTCAGGGAAAGTGACCGAAGACAGGCTTCAGCGCTTCCTCCCGTTTGCTCCTCAGCACATTCATCTCTTCCTTGTGTCCTACTTCTGCTACGCAATCTTGTATTCCACCCGGAAGCCCTTCTCTGTAGTGAAGGAGGACGTCCATCGACAGTTGGGCTTGTCCACTTACTCCCTGGGGTGTGTCGACACTTCCTTTCTTGCGATGTACGCGATAGGACAGTTCATTCTTCCTCCAGCTCTCGCCAACGTCCGCCTCTCCATCGGCCTGGGCGCGTGTTATCTGGCTTCTGCGTTTACCACGCTGGCGTTTGGGCTGTCTTCCTCCCCTGCTTTTCTCGTCTTGTGGTGGGGTCTCAATGGcatcgcgcatgcagctgttTTTCCGCTGCTTGTCAAAGTTTTGACCGAGCGTCTCTCGAAGGCAGAACGCGGCAGGGCTATGGGCCTCTGGACCACCAGCCAGCAAACAG GAGCGATTGCGTCGACGGCGTTTGCGGCCTTCGTGGCGTCCCGGATGGGCTGGCGCGCGGTCTTTCTGCTCTCGGCTCTCATTTGCGGGTTGGCgacgcttcttctcttcttctgcatgccttcgtcctctgcttctcccccGCGGATCGCCCCGGGCGAGCCATTTGCttcgcaggcgagccgcgaagcGCACTCGCGCCTTtcgtcgcagcggcgcaaACAGGGCTTTTCTCTGCTGAGCACGCAGGGATCCGAGGAGCGCGAACGCGTAGACACTGAGCccgacgaagaagccgcgaggaGCGACTTCCGCAGGGCTAGCGACGACACAGGGACGCTGTCTACACGGgacgagagacagcgaagtcAAGTCGGTGGAGCCTCGGAGCCTTGGAGGCAgggcgcgcgtggaggctcgcgtgcctcgcacgcgcagcagaagcgaagGGGACTCGATGGCGAgccggcctcgctgccttctccctcgcgtccTCAGGGCCCTGCGAGCAGTGAAACGACGGGCGTCTTTGATCactcggcgcctccgtcgtctctcgcgttCGTTTCCGCCTCATATCCGTCGGCAGCCTAcccctctgcttcttcctgcccgtcgcctgcgtgctcattgagcggcggcgcgcgcacccAGAAAGGTGCATCGCCCTCTTCCCCCgaccggcgcctcgcctcgctcgcggcgtcccCCGGTCCGTGTCTCTCAGAGGAAGAGGGGGGagaccgcggccgctcgccgcctcacGACTTGTTCCGCCAGAGCGGCGGcacaggcgacagcgacgcgcgcgccgtttgtgaggccgaggcggcgccgaaggaggcggcggggaggctgcggcgtgagggcctcgcgccgcggcaacgCCTCGAGAGCTTCGACGAGCTGCCCACGCAGAGCTCTGACAGTCCGTTTCCCGACAGcctgtcgccggcgtcgccgggcGCGTCTACGCCGTCGCCTTTCTCGGGGCTGGAGCTGGCCATGTCTGCGCCGCACATCCGCGgcacgaagaaggcgccgcgggcgcgggaggcgcgggaggcccAGGAGGGTTGGGGCGACGAACCGAGCTGTGGGCCGTTGTGCGacagcgcggaggagcgcgaagCCGAGATACGAGGACGCGACGCTTCGCGGGAGGCGTCGCAGCACCGGTCGGCGGCGCttgcgtcggcggcgtcgcgggagCCGCGCTCCCGAGGACGTTCCACGTCGCCATCAAAGGAGAAGTCTCTCcatgcggcgccgctgccgcaccGGACGCTCGCGggtgctgcggcggagcccgccccccgcgcggcgatgtctttcttctccatCGTGTGGAACGTGCCGTTcgtcctctgctgcagctgcgcgtacTTCATCATCAAACTCATCCGCTACTCGCTCCTCTTCTGGCTacccttcttcctcgccaaAGAAGCGCGGATgaaagccgcagccgctggatACGCGAGCATGATCTTCGACATCGGCGGCATTgggggcgccgtcgcgggtGGCTTCCTCGCCGATCGCGTGATGAAAG GGCGGCGCTTGACGTGCGCAACCGCCATGTCGCTGTTGACCGGTTtttcgcttctgctgctggcgttcgcctgccagcagcagcagacgcttCTGCACCAGCTCGAGGAGGAGACCTTGCTTCAGGTTCGCGAGTTCCAGCACCTacaggagacgcagcgcgcagccCTTGCGCGCTTCCAAGatctgcagaagaagagtcgcctgcagctgcctttgcggctgcagcagtcGCTGGAGCAGGAAGAAAGCAagaagcaggcgcgcgaagaggagacgcgcgcgaggcagcgcgccgcagagaagaaggaaagcgagGCCCCcgtcgaggcggagagcggcaccgcggaaaagaaaggtgaagcggccgcagccgcggccgcggagggaggaggggagggaggcgagaggggcGCCGGAGACCTCCTcaagctgccgcgcgcggatcAGGACGCCACCCGgcggagcgacgcgggcgcggtgagaggagacgagggcaaagagaagaaagaggaagaaagagtGAAAAACCTTTCAGAAATCTGGGTCAAGCAGAGAGTTGACACGTCGCTCGCTGACCTCGAGCCGCCCGGTGCAGCGAGCAgtccggaggcggcgcccgcgcctgatATGCCTCCTGCCCCGCAGACGCAAGCGCGTGAAGCCCCTCCCAGCccagcagctccgccgcctgcgcctctgcctccaggggccgcggccttcgaggCATTTCCTCCCCCGCCGGCCTATCCTGTGCCCTCTGTGttgctgccttcgccgtcgtctccgcctctcgctgcctcgcagctgcatccggcgctgccgccggtcGCGCCTCTTGCGCCTGAAGCACTCGCATCGGCCTCTCAccctgcttcctctcctgctTCCTCTGTGCCTGGAGTGCTGTATGCTCCACAGGCgggagcggagacgctgcaggcgctgccgccgagctACATCCAGTCTCCTCaggagcagctgccgccgcctacggctgtggcggcgcctctgcagtacgctgcgccttctctcgcgctgtctgcgtctgcactTCCTGCGCCGGCTGGTATCCCACCGTCGCCTTTCcttctttcgcctcctctctctgcgcctgcagttgtgtcttctctttcttctccccctcTTCCCTCTCCATCTGTTCCTTCTGtttctcttccctctccttctcttctggctcctctttctgcaccttcttctctttcgccgcctcctccctctgttCAGTACGTctcgcagcaggcgcctgcgcccggcgcagctgcgcagctcggctcgccggctgcgcccgAGGCCTCTCCTGCGttcggcgcgtctgcagtgCCCTACGcccagccggcggcggcggacacTGGCGGgcctcctcccgcgccttctttgggggcgcctgcgatcgctgcgccggctgcggtgTCGTATgtgcctccgcaggcagaagaaggcgcgtcACCGCTGGCTCCGCCGGCcttcctgccgccgctggacgCGCAGACGGGGGGCCTAGAGCGCGGCAGCGTGCCTCCTGCCGTGTCGCCGTCGCAGGCTTCTGGGACGCTGAGCTACGCGCTGCCTCCTGCTGCACCGCCCGcaccgcctgcgctgccggcgcatgccaccctcggcggcgcggctcctgTGGGGCGGCCTGCCCTTCCGCCCCCCgtcgcgcccgacgcgctgCAGTCAGCTCTCACGGGAACGGCGCAGACAAGCGAAAGGCTGGCGCGTACGTTCTCTgcgcaagcgcctccgccgtcgctgcctccgccgtcgctgtctccgccgtcgctgcctccgccgtcgctgtctccgccgtcgctgtctccagcgggcgccgcgcctgtcccAGCGGCTGCTCAGCCGCCCCTCGTGCCGGCCTCTttcgctgcgtcctcgttGCCTGCGAACGCGGGCTTTCCGCCGCTTGtgccagcgcctcgcccgggcgcggagtctgcggcgccctccccgGCCCCTGAAActcctgcgccgtcgccgtcgtctctcgcgaagaaggacgcTGTGCCGGCGTCTCCCGGTCTGCCCGCGTGGGCGGGGcgtccgctcgcggcgcagcaggagctgcagaaggcggacgcagagacgcagctcgaggcgcagctcctcctccgcccctccCTGCAGGGTCCGCGACCTCTGGagactccgccgccgtcggcgcctgtGCTCCCCGCTGCGCAAacgctcgcgcagcagacCGCAGCCGGGTCagccctcgcgggcgcgactGAGGCCGCCCttgtcgcgcctcctccacagGTCGGGGGGGAGCCTCCcctgccctccgcgcgcgccgctgctgcgcctgacgccgccttccgcggaggcgacgcgcgcgggcgactgaGCGTGGCGGGgtccgccttccgccgcctcagtGCCGCAGAGGCTTCTTGGGCGCCTCTAGCCGCGCGCAAAGGGTTCGAAGGCGTGGAACGGCGCGAtggaggcgcgccggagggcggCC GCCAGGCGTTCTCGGGGATGTGGCTACCGGACGGCGCACAGGtgccgccgcgacccgctgtcccctcgcccgcctcctcctccgcggtcTACGGCGTCGCGTCCGCCGAGCCCGCCAAGGCCGCCGACGCTCAgggcgcaggacgcgcggcggcgagccgtgcgcccgacagcggcgccgccgccgtcgcggggcAGActggcctcggcggcgcgcgactggaggcgcgagccgacgccgcggcaagcgccggaagccgcgccgcagtTTGGGGCGCTCccgcgcaggagggcgcggcgcccgggcCCCCTTcgcagggaggaggcgaggccgcgggggccgttgaagaggcgaagatggaggaggagcggcgccgccgcgagaagaaggaggagctcTTTCTGGAGAGCGCCAAAGAGAAGATCCAGCGgacgcaggaagaagaagaggcgagctttctggcgcagcaggagcAGGAGAGACTCGtgctgcaggaggcgcagcgccagcgaagagaaaagaaggaagaagaaaggtgGAACGaactcttccgcctcctcctcttcatgTTCGCCGTCGGGTTCTGTATTGCCTCTCCCGACTCCATTCtcggcgcgaccgccgctcAGGATCTCGTCGAGAGGAGCGGCACGA CGCCGGGCCCGAACCGCGAAAAAGCGCTGGCAGTCGTCGCTGCTTTCATCAACGGCATGGGCGC
- a CDS encoding Tctex2-related light chain (encoded by transcript BESB_027490) — protein sequence MAYCSLAGEPVLPQTQAVFPEYKLKFKSKPVKEIMETVLKERLEGVEYNAEESPLLTKRIAGEIKDRLLDLEVPRYKIMVNVILGEQRRQGIRLGRRCFWDGNTDSLANETFTNGSLFCIATAYAVYLY from the exons ATGGCGTACTGCTCGCTCGCTGGAGAGCCTGTTTTACCGCAGACCCAGGCGGTCTTTCCCGAATACAAGCTAAA GTTCAAAAGCAAGCCTGTCAAAGAAATCATGGAAACTGTCTTGAAGGAGAGGCTGGAGGGTGTCGAATACAACGCCGAAGAATCACCACTTCTGACCAAAAGGATTGCCGGCGAAATAAAAGACAGACTTTTAG ACCTTGAGGTGCCTCGGTACAAGATTATGGTTAACGTCATTCTCGGAGAGCAACGACGCCAGGGTATTAG GCTGGGAAGGCGCTGCTTCTGGGACGGGAATACAGACTCTCTCGCAAATGAAACATTCACGAAT GGTAGCCTTTTTTGCATTGCGACAGCGTACGCCGTCTACCTGTACTAA
- a CDS encoding uncharacterized protein (encoded by transcript BESB_027500): MSLRRRVDTCSPYSRLSLSPRPFEKESLGGKEPEEAKLSPSALSSLSDDPIAPSKHASPPCVPKSLPGSPTDSPRSLDRFLARVAGDLELDGRAVADIKARLKTSHIITEKELREAVAERRLCGLLHPYISEAIAACVCGHPIPFFDLDDYSESKIEIRNPSNFRNGALFVHRIAPVPGTRKGKIAVTWAFDLDLERTTVAELLQRLEALVPDVPVERMRLVFNGFTMAATSTLGSYDVVAGDTLYLYTLRSPNTQVSFLCGPRHGPPPVVLPSAGAACLPSTALASPLAPAAPVAPYAVAAAPGFPACASVPVASPVCGLDGAERGSSSLESAPSLSQSSLSSAASTVAPVLWTASPCQPAAVGAAAPGAPPQAAPTLELRHAQAVLPPSLPGAVLPASMLAPSLQHVAASASLFPAAYAPAPFAPAAVCPQATSSCVGAQNPLTIGQRGDMCLLPQAYDRRVETCSCGACTAFRYTPIAPLTPSCANCPEGAQYATRR; encoded by the exons ATGAGTCTGCGCCGACGCGTCGACACGTGCTCGCCCtactcgcggctctcgctgtcgccgcgccctttCGAAAAAGAGAGTCTGGGAGGAAAGGAGCCGGAGGAAGCGAAactttcgccttctgcgttgTCCTCGCTGTCGGACGACCCGATCGCGCCCTCTAAGCATGCCTCCCCGCCATGTGTGCCGAAGTCGCTGCCGGGGTCGCCCACCGAttcgccgcgttcgctgGATCgattcctcgcgcgcgtggcggggGATCTCGAACTCGACGGCCGCGCCGTAGCTGACATCAAGGCACGCCTCAAAACCTCCCATATTATCACTGAAAAG GAGCTGAGGGAGGCAGTTGCTGAACGGCGTCTTTGCGGACTGCTGCATCCGTACATCTCAGAGGCCATTGCGgcttgcgtctgcggccACCCGATTCCTTTCTTCGACCTTGATG ATTACTCGGAGTCGAAAATCGAAATCCGGAATCCGTCCAACTTCCGCAACGGAGCTCTGTTCGTTCATCGCATTGCCCCAGTCCCAGGCACTCGCAAAGGGAAGATCG CGGTGACGTGGGCGTTCGACTTGGACTTGGAGAGAACGACTGTGGCGGAGTTGcttcagcgcctcgaggctcTCGTGCCGGATGTGCCTGTGGAGCGCATGCGGCTGGTCTTCAACGGCTTCACCATGGCCGCGACGAGCACGCTGGGCTCCTACGACGTTGTCGCCGGCGACACGCTGTATCTTTACACCCTGCGGAGCCCTAACACGCAggtctccttcctctgcgggcCGCGCCACGGCCCGCCCCCTGTAGTCCTTCcctcggcgggcgccgcctgcctgccCTCGAcagccctcgcctcgcccctcgcgcctgctgcgcctgttGCGCCGtacgcggtcgcggcggcgcctgggtTTCCGGCCTGCGCCTCAGTCCCCGTGGCTTCGCCGGTCTGCGGGCTCGACGGGGCGGAACGAGGGTCGAGCTCGTTGGagtccgcgccgtcgctgagTCAGAGCTCTCTCTCGAGCGCAGCTTCGACAGTGGCGCCTGTGCTGTGGACCGCGTCTCCCTGCCAACCTGCCGCAGtgggcgcagcagcccctggggcgcctccacaggcggcgccgacgcttGAGCTCAGACACGCCCAAGCCGTGTTGCCGCCGTCACTGCCCGGCGCGGTGCTTCCCGCATCCATGCTGGCGCCCAGCCTGCAGCAcgtggcggcgagcgcctcgctgttCCCTGCGGCCTacgcgccagcgccgttCGCCCCTGCAGCGGTGTGTCCCCAGGCGACCAGCAGCTGCGTAGGCGCGCAGAACCCGCTGACGATAggccagcgaggagacatGTGTCTCCTGCCGCAGGCCTACGACCGCCGCGTAGagacctgcagctgcggggCCTGCACTGCCTTCCGGTACACGCCGATCGCGCCCCTGACACCCTCCTGCGCAAACTGCCCCGAGGGGGCGCAGTATGCGACGAGGCGGtga